A genomic stretch from Calditrichota bacterium includes:
- a CDS encoding glycosyltransferase family 4 protein produces the protein MKVLMVHKFYFIEGGAERYLFNISGLLSRHGVEVIPFAMHHPRNVPTPYARYFVSHFDPDRILGRMTLRQGLRSVGRVIYSLEARRNIERLIDDTSPDIAHVHGVYHHLSPSVLLALKRRGIPVVFTLHEYKILCPSYLFLNRRGEICELCQGKKFWHPIKERCLKGSLAASALVSVEAYVHRFLRTYRRTVDLYLSPSRFLRDKMIQYGFPPDKVIWLPYTIPIDEYVPSYQSGNYFTYVGRLSREKGVELLVEAMEELPEAELYVCGTGRLEESLKRFVAARGLRNVRFLGHLASEQLRAVMRGSMFTVVPSIVYDNSPLAVYESFALGKPVVGAHIGGIPELIEPGQDGVLFEPNNRKDLVRAIRVLVADRSRLEAMGRKARAKAERWFGPEEHLRRLMVVYRQVGGA, from the coding sequence ATGAAAGTGCTGATGGTGCACAAATTCTACTTCATCGAGGGAGGCGCAGAGCGCTATCTGTTCAACATCTCCGGCTTGCTGAGCCGGCATGGCGTAGAGGTGATCCCCTTTGCCATGCATCATCCCCGGAACGTGCCTACGCCCTATGCGCGCTACTTTGTCAGCCATTTCGACCCGGACCGCATCTTAGGCCGTATGACGCTCCGCCAGGGGCTACGCAGCGTTGGCAGAGTCATCTACAGCCTCGAGGCACGGCGCAACATCGAGAGGCTCATCGACGACACCTCTCCCGATATCGCGCACGTCCATGGCGTCTACCACCACCTGTCACCTTCGGTCCTTCTTGCCCTGAAGCGCCGCGGCATTCCGGTGGTGTTCACCTTGCACGAGTACAAGATCCTCTGTCCGAGCTACCTTTTCCTGAACCGACGCGGTGAGATCTGTGAGTTGTGCCAGGGCAAAAAGTTCTGGCACCCCATCAAGGAGCGTTGCCTGAAGGGCTCGCTGGCGGCCAGTGCTCTGGTGAGCGTCGAGGCCTATGTGCACCGCTTCCTTCGCACCTATCGGCGGACGGTGGACCTTTACCTCTCGCCGAGCCGCTTCTTGCGGGACAAGATGATTCAATACGGCTTCCCACCGGACAAGGTCATCTGGTTGCCATACACCATCCCGATTGACGAGTACGTCCCGTCCTACCAGTCAGGCAACTACTTCACCTATGTTGGGCGACTTTCCAGAGAAAAGGGTGTCGAGCTCCTGGTGGAAGCCATGGAGGAGCTTCCTGAGGCGGAACTGTATGTGTGCGGAACCGGCAGGTTGGAGGAGTCGCTCAAACGGTTTGTGGCGGCCCGCGGTCTACGCAACGTCCGTTTCCTTGGGCACTTGGCAAGCGAGCAACTCCGGGCGGTAATGCGCGGCAGTATGTTCACCGTGGTGCCTTCGATAGTCTACGACAACTCACCTCTGGCAGTCTACGAATCGTTTGCCCTGGGGAAGCCGGTGGTGGGCGCGCACATCGGCGGCATACCGGAACTCATCGAACCTGGCCAGGACGGGGTGCTCTTCGAGCCCAACAATCGGAAGGACCTGGTCAGGGCGATCCGGGTGCTGGTGGCCGATCGCTCGAGGTTAGAGGCGATGGGGCGCAAGGCGCGCGCCAAGGCGGAGCGCTGGTTCGGGCCAGAGGAACACCTCCGCCGCCTCATGGTCGTGTACCGTCAGGTCGGCGGGGCATGA
- a CDS encoding glycosyltransferase family 4 protein, with translation YLQYRMLSRFIEWLNVRRADAVIVVSEELRSYFARYGVRPARLHVVSNGADPDKFSPGVSGGSVRQRYALTDEPVVGFIGSFSTWHGIENLAELMSRLHTRAPEVKFLLVGTGGRWKAWLERYVAEQGLAGAVIFAGYVDYQHMAEYLAAMDVVVAPYPHLPFFYYSPVKIYEYMAAAKPVVSTAIGQINQVLEDGVTGLLCPPDDLRCLVEKIAVLAGNPLLRRRLGQSARRTILEQHTWMHKAQAWSAICAQVLQGAHGR, from the coding sequence CTACCTCCAGTACCGCATGCTGAGTCGCTTCATCGAGTGGCTAAACGTGCGCCGGGCCGATGCGGTGATTGTCGTCTCTGAGGAGCTACGCTCCTACTTTGCGCGCTATGGTGTGCGTCCGGCGCGCTTACATGTCGTGAGCAACGGGGCGGATCCGGACAAGTTCTCGCCAGGAGTTTCCGGCGGTAGCGTGCGACAGCGCTATGCACTGACCGACGAGCCGGTGGTGGGCTTCATCGGTTCGTTCAGCACCTGGCATGGCATCGAAAACCTCGCTGAACTGATGAGCAGGCTGCATACGAGGGCGCCGGAGGTGAAGTTTCTGCTGGTGGGAACCGGCGGCAGGTGGAAAGCCTGGCTGGAGCGATATGTAGCCGAGCAGGGCCTTGCTGGGGCGGTGATTTTCGCCGGCTACGTGGACTACCAGCACATGGCTGAGTACTTGGCGGCCATGGATGTCGTGGTGGCCCCTTATCCGCATTTGCCTTTTTTCTACTACTCGCCGGTCAAAATCTATGAGTACATGGCTGCCGCCAAGCCGGTGGTGAGCACGGCCATCGGTCAGATTAATCAGGTCCTCGAGGACGGCGTCACCGGTCTTCTCTGCCCGCCCGACGACCTCAGATGCCTGGTGGAGAAGATCGCAGTGCTGGCTGGCAATCCTTTGCTCCGGAGGCGGTTGGGGCAGTCTGCGCGGCGAACGATCTTAGAGCAGCACACGTGGATGCACAAGGCGCAGGCGTGGTCGGCGATCTGCGCGCAGGTGTTGCAAGGAGCACACGGTCGATGA